From a region of the Mucilaginibacter auburnensis genome:
- a CDS encoding glycine cleavage T C-terminal barrel domain-containing protein, translated as GITKKLVGFEMLERGIPRHDYEITDADGNTIGRVTSGTQSPSLQKAIGMGYVPTAFAKEGTEIFIKIRDNKIKAKVVKPPFAP; from the coding sequence GGCATTACCAAAAAACTGGTTGGCTTTGAAATGCTGGAAAGAGGCATCCCAAGGCATGATTATGAGATAACAGATGCCGATGGCAACACAATAGGCAGGGTTACCTCCGGCACACAATCTCCATCATTACAAAAAGCTATTGGTATGGGTTATGTACCTACGGCTTTTGCTAAAGAAGGTACCGAGATCTTTATCAAAATAAGAGATAACAAAATTAAAGCAAAAGTGGTTAAACCACCGTTTGCCCCCTAA